In one Leptospiraceae bacterium genomic region, the following are encoded:
- a CDS encoding endonuclease domain-containing protein, giving the protein MTLAEKNIWSQLFAKDNLNGLRFLRQKPIDEYIVDFYCHELKLVVEIDGESHLSADAKEYDEHRTKVLNSYGIEVVRYTNEEILNRFEDVVIDLKRRVQERVIKKSIL; this is encoded by the coding sequence ATGACGCTTGCAGAAAAAAATATTTGGTCTCAACTATTTGCAAAAGATAATCTAAATGGATTAAGATTCTTGAGGCAAAAGCCTATTGATGAGTATATTGTAGATTTTTATTGTCATGAACTAAAACTCGTGGTTGAAATTGACGGAGAATCACACTTATCCGCAGATGCGAAGGAGTATGATGAGCATAGGACAAAAGTTTTGAATAGCTATGGAATTGAAGTTGTGCGATATACGAATGAAGAGATATTGAATCGTTTTGAAGATGTGGTGATAGATTTAAAAAGAAGAGTGCAGGAAAGGGTGATTAAGAAAAGTATTCTTTGA
- a CDS encoding hybrid sensor histidine kinase/response regulator — MKTTKKPLILIVDDTPKNIQVLGNILRDKGYSISVATSGKQSLELVKTEEPDLILLDIQMPEMDGFEVCATLKANPDTKEIPVIFLTAMVESEKIVHGFELGAVDYITKPFNTAELIVRVATQIEIKQSREKLVELNATKDKFFSIIAHDLRNPFAGIIGLSEIIEADLIENTNVDIPELLKYNEMILSTSKSAFDLLNTLMEWAKSQTGKITVNLQNISINCLVANVIPLVQGNALNKNIAIENECMEDETVFADDSLTKTILRNLLTNAIKFTHPNGKVIVSTQKKEDYFEISVTDTGIGINPKNLDKIFRIDSGTDKEKGTGLGLILCKEFVELQDGNIRVESEFGKGSKFTFTLPLGKK; from the coding sequence ATGAAAACAACAAAGAAGCCTTTAATTTTAATTGTAGATGATACACCGAAGAATATTCAAGTATTGGGAAATATTCTTCGAGACAAGGGATATAGTATATCTGTCGCAACTTCAGGAAAGCAATCTCTCGAACTAGTAAAAACAGAAGAGCCTGATTTAATTTTACTCGATATTCAAATGCCGGAAATGGATGGCTTTGAAGTATGCGCGACACTAAAAGCAAATCCAGACACAAAAGAAATTCCAGTGATATTTCTTACTGCAATGGTTGAGTCAGAAAAAATAGTGCATGGATTTGAACTCGGTGCAGTGGATTATATTACAAAACCTTTTAATACAGCAGAATTGATTGTGCGAGTGGCAACTCAAATTGAAATAAAACAGTCACGTGAAAAATTAGTCGAACTAAATGCCACAAAAGATAAATTCTTTAGTATCATAGCGCATGATCTGCGTAATCCGTTCGCTGGCATTATAGGACTTTCGGAAATCATAGAGGCTGATCTGATTGAGAATACGAATGTAGATATCCCTGAGCTTTTGAAATACAACGAGATGATTCTTTCTACTTCAAAATCTGCATTTGATTTGCTTAATACGTTAATGGAGTGGGCAAAATCACAAACAGGGAAAATTACTGTTAATCTACAAAATATTTCGATAAATTGTCTAGTGGCGAATGTAATTCCACTTGTGCAAGGAAACGCACTGAATAAAAATATCGCAATCGAAAACGAATGTATGGAAGACGAGACAGTTTTTGCAGACGATTCCCTGACAAAGACAATCCTTCGAAACCTTTTAACAAATGCGATTAAGTTTACTCACCCAAACGGCAAAGTAATAGTATCCACACAAAAGAAAGAAGACTATTTTGAAATATCTGTAACGGATACAGGCATAGGGATTAATCCTAAAAACTTAGATAAAATCTTTAGAATAGATTCCGGAACTGATAAAGAAAAAGGAACTGGGCTTGGACTTATTTTGTGTAAAGAATTTGTAGAATTGCAAGATGGAAATATCAGAGTAGAAAGTGAATTCGGAAAAGGAAGTAAGTTTACTTTTACTTTGCCGCTAGGAAAGAAATGA
- a CDS encoding response regulator: protein MKNKLIAVDDDLNMLELIRVALEKANFEVICATNGKEALDLFLENPTLVVISDLDMPEMNGREFMMNVFQSGHHPVFIMLTSETEVKKVVELFKTGIHDYIVKPFNASEFINRVSKAFEFAELKIISENLQKEREIRIEYQLNWNLYKENLIKKDSSKMEGGLITSINTGLIQGAGLGTLNPIVDLIKSASVLEDNQYTVPKDVLDTLFENAEYSKKLVQTIGDIEYVINVDLPKDHISIQELHRIIEDVVKELIPYQSVRGNSVAVAKNIQTSNTKKIQINSDYFKKAVRELLFNAFKFSDQGSKIYILFEKINESFQISFLNSPDSKTKEQNGIGQGYENIIFEPFFRISKYVFESFPTLDFGLGLCYVEKIIQNHKGKIRVSNLKNYIEKNNQVLIDFCIELPFVV, encoded by the coding sequence ATGAAAAACAAACTAATAGCAGTAGATGATGATCTCAATATGCTAGAATTGATTCGAGTTGCTTTGGAAAAAGCAAACTTCGAAGTAATCTGCGCGACAAATGGAAAAGAAGCACTGGATTTATTTTTAGAAAATCCTACCCTAGTTGTGATTTCCGATTTAGATATGCCTGAGATGAATGGAAGAGAATTCATGATGAATGTATTTCAATCAGGTCATCATCCTGTTTTCATAATGCTCACCTCTGAGACAGAAGTTAAAAAAGTGGTGGAGCTTTTTAAAACTGGGATTCATGATTATATAGTTAAGCCATTTAATGCATCGGAATTTATAAATAGAGTGAGCAAAGCTTTTGAATTTGCGGAACTTAAAATCATAAGTGAAAACTTACAGAAAGAAAGAGAAATCCGAATTGAATACCAACTGAACTGGAATTTATACAAAGAAAATCTGATTAAAAAAGATTCTAGCAAAATGGAAGGCGGATTGATTACAAGTATTAACACAGGTCTAATCCAGGGTGCCGGACTCGGAACTCTAAATCCAATTGTTGACCTAATCAAGTCAGCGTCTGTATTAGAAGATAATCAATATACAGTTCCAAAGGATGTTCTTGATACACTTTTTGAAAATGCAGAGTATTCAAAAAAATTAGTCCAGACTATCGGAGACATTGAGTATGTGATTAACGTTGATTTGCCTAAAGATCATATTTCTATCCAAGAATTGCACAGAATAATTGAAGACGTTGTAAAAGAACTTATCCCCTATCAATCGGTTAGAGGCAATAGTGTAGCTGTAGCAAAAAATATTCAAACATCGAATACAAAAAAAATACAGATTAATTCTGATTATTTTAAGAAGGCTGTGAGAGAATTGTTATTCAATGCATTCAAGTTTTCGGATCAAGGCAGTAAAATTTATATTCTATTTGAAAAAATAAATGAAAGCTTTCAAATTTCTTTTTTAAACTCACCGGATTCAAAGACCAAAGAACAAAATGGAATCGGGCAGGGATACGAGAATATTATATTTGAACCCTTCTTTAGAATTTCTAAATATGTATTTGAATCTTTTCCAACTTTGGATTTCGGTCTCGGACTTTGCTATGTAGAAAAAATAATTCAAAACCACAAAGGAAAAATCAGAGTATCCAATCTAAAAAATTACATCGAAAAGAATAACCAAGTTCTAATTGATTTTTGTATAGAATTACCTTTTGTAGTTTGA